A genomic segment from Janthinobacterium sp. 64 encodes:
- a CDS encoding tyrosine-type recombinase/integrase, producing the protein MLELPLPKRRVGVPKVPKSAALAPVPLRGALIDAELAARHQAFLAAATSDNTRRTYRSAIRHFQAWGGALPADESTVIRYLMAYADSLNARTLALRLTALSQWHVYQGFADPASTPTVRKTLAGIARLHGKPKKKAKALPLEDLELIVARLAALGSVKALRDSALLQLGFFGGFRRSELAGLTLEDVSWEPQGMVITLPRSKTDQLGEGIVKAIPFGDGVCCPATALRAWLGVADIASGPLLRTVNQWGHVGAKGLHASSINTILASCARLAALDYVPELSSHSLRRGMATSAHRAGADFQAIKRQGGWRHDGTVHGYIEEAGRFEENAAGSLLKAKKKPAG; encoded by the coding sequence ATGCTTGAATTGCCCCTCCCGAAACGCCGTGTTGGCGTGCCAAAAGTGCCGAAAAGCGCCGCCTTGGCTCCTGTGCCGTTACGCGGCGCCCTGATCGATGCCGAACTGGCCGCGCGCCACCAGGCATTTCTCGCCGCCGCCACATCGGACAACACGCGCCGCACCTACCGTTCCGCCATCCGCCACTTCCAGGCCTGGGGCGGGGCGCTGCCTGCCGATGAGTCGACCGTCATCCGTTACCTGATGGCCTACGCGGACAGCCTGAACGCGCGCACCCTGGCCCTGCGCCTGACGGCGCTGTCGCAATGGCATGTCTACCAGGGCTTTGCCGACCCGGCGTCCACGCCCACCGTGCGCAAGACGCTGGCCGGCATCGCCCGCTTGCACGGCAAGCCAAAGAAGAAGGCCAAGGCCCTGCCATTGGAAGACCTGGAGCTGATCGTCGCCAGGCTGGCCGCGCTGGGCAGCGTCAAGGCCCTGCGCGACAGCGCCTTGCTGCAACTGGGATTTTTTGGCGGTTTCCGCCGCAGCGAACTGGCGGGATTGACACTGGAAGACGTGAGCTGGGAGCCGCAAGGCATGGTGATCACCTTGCCCCGCTCGAAAACGGACCAACTGGGGGAGGGCATCGTCAAGGCGATCCCGTTCGGCGACGGCGTCTGCTGCCCGGCCACGGCCTTGCGCGCGTGGCTGGGCGTGGCGGACATTGCCAGCGGGCCGCTCTTGCGCACAGTGAATCAGTGGGGCCATGTGGGAGCGAAGGGATTGCACGCCAGCAGCATCAACACCATCCTGGCAAGCTGCGCCCGGCTGGCGGCGCTTGATTACGTGCCGGAACTATCGAGCCACAGCCTGCGCCGCGGCATGGCCACCAGTGCGCACCGGGCCGGCGCCGATTTCCAGGCCATCAAGCGCCAGGGTGGCTGGCGCCACGACGGCACCGTGCATGGCTATATAGAAGAGGCGGGGCGTTTTGAAGAAAATGCGGCCGGCAGTTTATTGAAGGCGAAGAAGAAGCCGGCTGGCTGA
- a CDS encoding aminotransferase-like domain-containing protein has product MFAIDRSSPIALFKQIEAALRQQIAQRVLPGGTRLPSIRQLATQLAVSTNTVVVAYDRLVAAGVIDTHGTTGFFVCAPMDASRTIPDEVALEAGQEQEPVWLSQQVNDQRPGVLLASSGALPPTWLQDALPAAAVQRGLARSAAGMASRCPPQGLAELREQIALLLRGIGIAADASHILTTFGGTHAIDLICRTFLQPGDTVLVEDPGYFLMFGRLRQDGVRLVPIQRRPDGLDLDQLEAACRVHRPRLLFMQTALHNPTGWSSSAANLHKVLIMAQQYGFLIAEDDVHGHFQPGHSTRLASLSGLDGVIYYSSLCKALSPALRMGYLAAAPALLKPLMRTKIHSIMTLPALNEYVLLEVLKAGNLRKHLERLQRKIMVARNASTRQLSAAGVLFEQPGDAGIFLWGSMPEGLDVDLLVQDAYRNKILLMRGAAFSANDTPDQHIRFNVAFSQHPRVSAYLEERLHALAGARSSLARASAAAGIARKDA; this is encoded by the coding sequence ATGTTCGCCATCGACCGCTCCTCCCCCATCGCCCTGTTCAAGCAGATCGAGGCCGCATTGCGCCAGCAGATCGCGCAGCGCGTCCTGCCTGGCGGGACCAGGCTGCCGTCGATCCGCCAGCTCGCCACGCAGCTCGCGGTCAGCACCAACACCGTGGTGGTGGCATATGACAGGCTGGTGGCCGCCGGCGTCATCGATACGCACGGTACGACAGGCTTCTTCGTCTGCGCGCCAATGGACGCCAGCCGCACCATTCCCGACGAGGTGGCGCTGGAGGCGGGCCAGGAGCAGGAGCCGGTCTGGCTGAGCCAGCAAGTGAACGACCAGCGGCCGGGCGTGCTGCTGGCCAGCAGCGGCGCCCTGCCGCCCACCTGGCTGCAGGACGCGCTGCCGGCGGCGGCCGTGCAACGTGGTCTGGCGCGCAGCGCGGCCGGCATGGCCTCGCGCTGTCCGCCGCAAGGGCTGGCCGAACTGCGCGAGCAGATCGCGCTGCTGTTGCGCGGCATCGGCATCGCTGCGGACGCCAGCCACATCCTCACCACGTTCGGCGGCACCCATGCCATCGATCTGATTTGCCGCACCTTCCTGCAGCCCGGCGATACGGTGCTGGTGGAAGACCCCGGATACTTCCTGATGTTCGGCCGGCTGCGCCAGGACGGCGTGCGACTGGTGCCCATCCAGCGCCGCCCCGATGGCCTCGACCTGGACCAGCTGGAAGCGGCCTGCCGCGTGCACCGTCCGCGCCTGCTGTTCATGCAGACGGCGTTGCACAATCCCACCGGGTGGAGCAGCAGCGCCGCCAACCTGCACAAGGTGCTGATCATGGCGCAGCAGTATGGCTTCCTGATCGCCGAAGACGACGTGCACGGCCACTTCCAGCCGGGCCACAGCACGCGGCTGGCGTCGCTGTCCGGACTCGACGGCGTGATTTACTACTCCAGCCTGTGCAAGGCGCTGAGCCCGGCCCTGCGCATGGGCTACCTGGCCGCGGCGCCCGCCCTGCTCAAGCCGCTGATGCGCACCAAGATCCACTCCATCATGACCTTGCCTGCGCTGAACGAATACGTCTTGCTGGAAGTGCTCAAGGCCGGCAACCTGCGCAAGCACCTGGAGCGGCTGCAACGCAAGATCATGGTGGCGCGCAACGCCAGTACGCGGCAATTGAGCGCGGCCGGCGTACTGTTCGAGCAGCCCGGCGACGCCGGCATTTTCTTGTGGGGCAGCATGCCCGAAGGGCTGGACGTGGACTTGCTGGTGCAGGACGCCTACCGCAACAAGATCCTGCTGATGCGCGGCGCCGCGTTCTCGGCCAACGACACGCCCGACCAGCACATCCGCTTCAACGTCGCCTTCAGCCAGCATCCGCGCGTGAGCGCCTACCTTGAAGAACGCCTGCACGCGCTGGCTGGCGCGCGCTCCAGCCTGGCACGCGCCAGCGCCGCCGCCGGCATCGCGCGCAAGGATGCGTAA
- a CDS encoding GNAT family N-acetyltransferase: MCLIRPFASADTQPCTAILALAGRDAFGPVAGSATFTAATQGEAILVAERGGIVTGFAAVYTGDAPDYFLHHLYVHPAHSGSGIGGQLLAAVVARFGTRLSLKTQLSNTGARRFYARAGWVEDAADSGVDAIGAWLRVRYRQ, from the coding sequence ATGTGCCTGATTCGTCCTTTCGCCAGCGCGGACACGCAGCCCTGCACCGCCATCCTGGCCCTGGCCGGGCGCGACGCCTTCGGCCCTGTCGCCGGCAGCGCTACTTTTACGGCCGCGACGCAGGGTGAAGCCATCCTTGTTGCCGAACGCGGCGGCATCGTCACCGGCTTTGCCGCCGTGTACACGGGCGATGCCCCCGACTATTTCCTGCACCATCTGTATGTGCACCCGGCACACAGCGGCTCGGGCATCGGCGGGCAACTGCTGGCGGCCGTCGTGGCGCGCTTCGGTACCCGTCTGAGCTTGAAAACGCAGCTGAGCAATACGGGCGCGCGGCGCTTTTATGCGCGCGCGGGCTGGGTCGAAGATGCGGCAGACAGCGGCGTGGACGCCATCGGCGCGTGGCTACGGGTGCGCTACCGGCAGTAA
- a CDS encoding VirK/YbjX family protein encodes MNDIALSLRHGAAVPTPPASGHRLKAALGALFFPRQRTRWQAFLCSMPGLNSLAQLHPCLRFKIYRPYASRQLGCADRLALLEGHYRFLWQAGARALVERAAREPVVLAAFDGKDGVLYRLQLTAIHDSYREGELCLRLTRDGQPLYLASFLFLPRADGVSLQLGALQGLRSEAGKLAVKEATRALHGCRPKNLMVAALRDFGDFFACTNLFLVCNDNRIALNASRRRHIAADYDHVWQELHALRMRDGNYHLPCAAYRVPDLAGVPSKKRADARRRGALLLSMSADMRAQLARLLDTPVTTLAEVSCQTSQYSRML; translated from the coding sequence ATGAATGACATCGCTTTAAGCTTGCGCCACGGCGCCGCCGTGCCAACACCTCCCGCCAGCGGCCACCGCCTGAAAGCGGCGCTGGGCGCCCTGTTCTTTCCCCGCCAGCGCACGCGCTGGCAAGCCTTCCTGTGCAGCATGCCCGGCCTGAATTCGCTGGCGCAGCTGCATCCCTGCCTGCGCTTCAAGATTTACCGGCCGTACGCCTCGCGCCAGCTCGGTTGCGCGGATCGCCTGGCCTTGCTGGAAGGGCATTACCGCTTCCTGTGGCAAGCGGGCGCGCGTGCGCTGGTCGAGCGGGCCGCGCGCGAACCCGTGGTGCTGGCCGCGTTCGACGGCAAGGATGGGGTGCTGTACCGTTTGCAGCTGACGGCCATCCACGACAGCTACCGCGAAGGCGAACTGTGCCTGCGCCTGACGCGCGACGGCCAGCCCCTGTATCTGGCCAGTTTTTTGTTCCTGCCGCGCGCCGATGGCGTCTCCTTGCAGCTGGGCGCGCTACAAGGCTTGCGCTCGGAGGCGGGCAAGCTGGCCGTCAAGGAAGCCACGCGGGCGCTGCACGGCTGCCGTCCGAAAAACCTGATGGTGGCGGCCCTGCGCGATTTCGGCGATTTTTTTGCCTGCACTAACCTGTTTCTGGTCTGCAATGACAACCGCATCGCCCTGAATGCGAGCAGGCGTCGCCATATCGCCGCCGACTACGACCATGTGTGGCAGGAATTGCACGCCCTGCGCATGCGCGACGGTAACTATCACTTGCCCTGCGCGGCTTACCGCGTGCCGGATCTGGCCGGCGTGCCATCGAAGAAACGCGCCGATGCGCGCCGGCGCGGCGCATTGCTGCTCAGCATGTCCGCCGACATGCGCGCGCAGCTGGCGCGTTTGCTGGATACGCCGGTGACAACACTGGCTGAGGTATCTTGCCAAACCAGTCAGTATTCAAGGATGCTATGA
- a CDS encoding DNA-binding protein produces the protein MKAAHIVAADGRNPTVDSVREALGSTGSKSTIAPLLKRWKEEFQGAGAVKTESGLPAELMEAMRGVYEKQQRDVAQQLETGMQQNRAERDAALDKLKKTENERLKLTEARAALTQELRATQHALAQLKEEHHFRAVTLATLHSDNAGLTQRLADRGEDIAALNRQLAQVRSQFDHYQEAAATQRSEERAQAQQRISRLEQDNAQLQQRLQGQQATLVQQDMRLAQLQAEQTRLSSEAAADRDALATVRPERDQFEFQYLQAAASADALLAKLDTALLALNDAKVALAAQDRQLDMLAGHGQLTQQKMDALAQERDGLLRDNAGMAARMALLSDGKETRA, from the coding sequence ATGAAAGCAGCCCACATCGTTGCGGCCGATGGACGCAATCCCACGGTCGACAGCGTGCGCGAAGCGCTGGGCAGCACGGGCAGCAAGAGCACCATCGCTCCTCTGTTAAAACGCTGGAAGGAAGAATTCCAGGGCGCGGGTGCCGTGAAAACGGAGTCCGGCTTGCCGGCCGAGCTGATGGAAGCGATGCGTGGCGTCTATGAAAAACAGCAGCGCGACGTGGCGCAGCAGCTGGAAACGGGCATGCAGCAGAATCGCGCCGAACGCGATGCGGCGCTGGACAAGCTGAAAAAGACGGAAAACGAACGACTGAAACTGACGGAGGCGCGCGCCGCCCTCACCCAGGAATTGCGCGCCACCCAGCATGCGCTGGCGCAACTGAAGGAAGAACATCATTTTCGCGCCGTCACCCTGGCCACCTTGCACAGCGACAACGCGGGCCTGACGCAGCGCCTGGCCGACCGGGGCGAGGACATCGCCGCGCTGAACCGCCAGCTGGCGCAGGTGCGCTCGCAGTTCGACCATTACCAGGAAGCGGCAGCCACGCAGCGCAGCGAGGAACGCGCGCAGGCGCAGCAACGGATCAGCCGGCTGGAACAGGACAACGCCCAGCTGCAGCAGCGCTTGCAAGGCCAGCAAGCGACTTTGGTGCAGCAAGACATGCGCCTGGCGCAGCTGCAGGCGGAGCAAACACGCTTATCCAGCGAAGCGGCCGCCGACCGCGACGCGCTGGCCACCGTGCGCCCCGAGCGCGACCAGTTCGAATTTCAGTATCTGCAGGCGGCCGCGTCGGCCGACGCCTTGCTGGCCAAGCTCGATACGGCCCTGCTGGCGCTGAACGACGCCAAGGTGGCGCTGGCCGCGCAAGACCGCCAGCTCGACATGCTGGCGGGACATGGGCAACTAACGCAGCAGAAAATGGACGCTTTGGCGCAGGAGCGCGACGGCTTGCTGCGCGATAATGCCGGCATGGCGGCGCGCATGGCGCTGCTTTCGGATGGCAAGGAGACGCGCGCGTAG